The genomic segment ttattAAATCACGTACAGCCCAGCCCCCTCACTCTGACCAAGTGACCttcaatttaaatatacaaCCATGCACTaaccacagcagcaggatgagggGGAGTCAAATGAGAAAGCAAGTGTGATGAGAGGCAGGCTGAAGTGtgagtgggggaaaaaagagagagaacataTGTGAGAGAGAAGGGCTAAGTATCAACATGCCCTCAAGTGTTGATCCTCCAAGCCACCGTGTTCAACCTACAGTATGCCAATATTACCATATTTCCCAAGGCTTTGCATCAATGGAAAGTTTGTGTGGGAGGATGCTGATGTCTGACACGAATACTGAACATAATATCTTCTGCTGACTTTAGGCAACAATTTATATGGTCTGGGTTTAGTCAAATAAACACTGGGACTATccactgcacaaaaaaaaatcaattttgaaaCTTCCAAAAAGCTAATAAATGTCAGCATTATAAAACTTATAATGGTCCGACGATTGATACAGACAACTATAGAAAGCCAGCATGAAGCCAGCTGCTTTTATGTGCAGTGAAAACTACCTTCAGCACTCTGACTAATAGCCAATGCTCAAGTACTTATTTCATAGAAATCTGTAGTAAAGAATTTGTTAAAACTTGGTTGGTTCACTCACTACCTGTTGTCAGCATTGGAAGTGAAGGGTCTAGAAATGCTGTGAACACACTCAGCTTCCATAtgagcttgtttttcttgttaatgCAGAGGACCATTCTGTTCAACTTCATCTATCGTGAATTATCATAAGCTGTAACTGTATGCTACATTAGGGTACACTGTGTTGTTCTGCACTGTGcatctctcctcttccctgCGGTTCTGTTGTCCTTCATCAGGTCATTGAGAAAGAGAGATGCCGGTGTTGGGTTTCCTGGGAACTCTGCTCTGTGAATGTGTATCTCAGAGGACAAATGTGATGTCTGCACTTTGTTGACATTGTCCAACACGACTTGATCTTCCTCATTCCGCAGCTCAACATCTCTATTCCTGTCTCTTCTGCAGagctttccatctctctctgtcactatgtgcatttctctcttcctgccttACTTACTTTCACCTGATCCCCCTTCTTCCAACTTCCCTAGGAAAGTCAATGTTGCTCTGCTTGCAGCAGCTGAATCAGCGCTAATGTTGTTCTTGCAGCTCAGTTTCTCGTCTCTCCACTTTCTGTCTCatccttttctccctccctcctctgctcacTTGCTGGCACGTCACATCAAGTGGCCACTCACAGCAACATCGGCAACTTGCTTCAACTCTGGCATCACACTATTTTATGAGAGCCTTCAATTCACCTGCAAATAAACCTGACTGGACCATGGATGAGTACAGGCAGAAAGGCTTCAGGCCGGATAAACAACAAGATAGTATCACTTAACCATGTGcctatttatttgttcattaagGGCAAGTCTTTCTGTCTCGCAAGTCCACACATAAGTTTCACTGTGAAAGAGAGTACATTTGAGGAAATTACCTAATTGCTCTTTAGTTAAGGTGAAATGTTTCGCAGTAAATTCCCCCTTAATCACCTCATAATTTATATTTGAGTGAGGTTAATTTTGCTGAGTGTAGTGGATAGGTAATGAGACAAGGCAGTTCAGACAACCTGAAGGCCTATTTGAGGCAGAGCAGTGAAATTCTCCCTGAGGTGTTTCAGTATCACATTGTTGCTGTGGTGAAGAAGAGCTCTTTACACTCAGCAGGGATGACACTTCACATCGCATTGGGAGGAGCTGACTTACACAAAAGCAGAGTGACTATTAGTGTACCAAATTTTTCGTTAAATGCTAAACGCTTTTTGGCAAACATAATTTCCATTAAGTGACAGTTCTTAAACTCTGATCAAGAAATGTGTTAACTGATTGGTGTAAGCATTATGTTACCGTGTCTGATTGATGAGAAAGTATGACACTGATGCTGTTTGTaagtgtaaacaaaaaaaagtcactaTTCACTACTGTAGTTTTTTTAGAGCTGTAAATAATTGTCTAGATGGTTGTTTAAAATACACTTCAGGCAAATTTTAAGTGCCTGTTAAGAACTGGCGGTTGttcacaaaaatgaataaaattgatGGAAATTGTGATGACAAACATTAGAGCAAAGGCATGGCAAAGTGGAGTAAATGAAAGAGACATAGTTGATTCGTTTCCCAACATAGTATGACCTCCAAGTAACCTTCCACATGACTACTCTTCATGTTTAATATAGTTAAAAAATCCAGTTGGGCAAACATGAAGTCTGTAGCCATATGGACCagaaacattcattttaaatatacgtaatacaaaatacatttttgaatgatATCAAACCAATTGTGGGATGAGTGTACACTGACTAGCATTTAGCCTGAGGTCAGTTTTCCATGTGCTGTTGTGAGAAACTGCAGAACAGGCAGTTCTGCATGAAGGTCAACAAAGGTAGATGTTTGATAGTTTGTAACCGGCCCCCTAAGAAGCGAATGCAGCAGTTTATATTACCCTAAACCACGATATATCATTCAACCACTGACAGTGTAAGATTAGGCATTGACTATGGCAGTTTTACTCCGTTCCAGTGTACCCAGACAAATGGAATAAATACAGCCAAGGTAACAAATGCCATTCTAACGGATTGACAGCCATAAATCAAAGATGGCATATATATAATTCCTTAATAATTTCAGCATTCACCTTGATGAACCTAATCACAAATGCCATACAGACTGGCATGGTTACAACATGCAGGGTAAATGATCTACTCAtgctaaacaaaaaaaagaagaagttccCAGTCAGAAATTACAGATTAACTACTGGGAAGCACACAGCATTTTCACAGATGTTGGTgcaaatattttgtgatttaaaaaaacaacaacttgaaaAACAGGCTTATAATGACAGACATGTTCACTGTGACCTGCAGCATAACATCTCTCTGGTATGGCAGGACTGATCCAACCAACCAAACAGTCCTACAAACTTTGCCCTTGGTTCTGCTTCAAGCCAACTCCAGGAAGTGCTAGTCACTGATCTCCCAAGGTCATTCAACAGAGGAGAGaaaccagagagggaggagggagggagagagagagggagatgaaagagggaaggggagggacAGGGGGAGGATAGAAATGGACACGTTTTTCAactttcactgcagcacttATGTGACCCTAGTGTTTCAGGCTGTGTACTTTTTAAGAAGCTTAATGAAAACATACTTAAATTAGCAGCTATGTTCAGTATCCTCCTTTGAGTTTCACTTCTCATCACTCGCTATATGTTTCCTTCTCACCACTGACAAGAGAGACTGCAGGGAGCCAATCTCACATTCCTGTGACCTTCATCCAATGCTAGGCCCAGTCCCTGGCGTCAAAGTAGGCAGGGCTAAAGGTACCTGCATATTACATGCTGGAGCACAGCTGACTTCCCCTGGCTGACCATGCGCACTGTCTTTACCGATACTGTACACATGTATAAACATGGGGGGGGCAAGGGCAACCAGGGCAAAAGTAAATCCGCATGGGTGATAAGGTGAAAGGCCTAGCTATGTCTAAGTGGTTTGCGTGTGCCTTTTACTCTTTTCTCTCCCAATGTCCCTATGGTACAGCATAGGGCACAAATGATATTCAAATCTCATGCAGACAGCAGCCAGCCCTGGGATTTGGCAGCAAGGGCTTCAACTTAAGAGTTATTTTTagtctccctctctcagtctctcgcacaccctctctttctctctctctctctttccccaaCGGGACTTTGTTTTGTCAAAGGCGCCAATGAAAACTTTCAATTAGGCAgcacaggaaaggaaaaggaatcAGCGACAGGTGAGAGGCATCCTCAAACGATTCCATCAGAAGACATCAGATCAAACTATTACCCTCTCCTGCCCCTGAagctgacaaactgacagtCTGTCCCATCTGGATGTCTGGCACTGCCAGGAAGGGTGCCTGAGGGGTCCAGAGGTCACTCCAACCAGCTGCATTACCACCCCTGGATGTCCCTAACACCAACAGTGACAACAGTCCTGAGAGATATTCTCGAAGAGTCCTCCATATATGAAAAGATCTTCTTTCAATGTGGATGCCATCTTTGCTGCTCAGCTATGCGTCATTGAGTGGCACAAACCAATAAACAAGAACATTAATTGGAAAGCGGTGTCCAGACAAGTGCTGTGGTAAAAGGCCTCCAGGATGTCTATGCCACCAGGACAGTGAAGCACATCTGAGTGAAGAGTCAAAGTTGGGCAGCACTTCCATGTAGCAATAACAGGACACTGAGGATGTTTCAAAGTGTCTGTGTGGTAgtccaaagtgaaaacacaagtGACAGGCAACAGGATAAACCAACTTACATACAACTAGTTCTTGTCCTTTAAGAATttaactaaacacaaaaaagcaacatgaaGAACAATCATAGGCTTTCTTTAACCACAGTCCATTCTCTAAAAAGCAATGCTATACGAAAGTGACAGCTGAAGGACGTGAATAACaaactgacacatacacacacacagaaaatgccTAAGAACGATCTTCCAAGGACAGTACTACAggacaggaaagggagggaaCTGAGGACAGCTGTAAAGGACGAACACAGTCTCATCACTGCAGAGCATGATGGAGAGAGTAGGCATCAGAAAGTGAACCGTATGTATTCCGAATTTCTAAGTCTAACTTGACAAGActtctctgtatgtgtttgttttcagcgATCAGACTTACCCCTGTGCCCTTCATGGTGAACGATCTGCCCTGGTGGAGCAGAGCTGAATAGAGGGAAACAGATAGCACCGTTCAAGTCTCCttaggagcagcagcagcaggaagaagaggcaCAGAGGTTGACAGAAAAACTCTCTCAAgctccttcacttcctccagTTCACTGATCGTATCAACAGACAAAAGGCACCCTGGCTCCACTGGACGGATTTAAAAAGGCTCTCAGCCCGGACACAGGGACGAGCAAACCCCCCCTGCTACtacccctcccccttctctctcccactctcccttTACATATTGCCCTGTCTCCTTCAACAGCCCCCCAGCGTCCTCCTCCTGCCTATACATGCAGCCCCGtctctcctgtttctcttcTGACCAAGTCCTGTCAACTTGCTGACCTTCTGTACTCTTCTGCCTTTTTTGCTCTCTAACCCCTCTCCCCCCCGTCTCTAGCCAGTGACCTGAGCGTTTGTCTTTGAGCTGACCCCTGGCTCGGCATAGAGAACAGGGCAAGAGGGAATAGAAAGccagcacagcagcaggcaggagaGCAACAGCAGGCAAACAGTACAGCGGCACTCCCGACTCGCAGACAAAAATCTCTAGGCTCCTTCCCCTTTAACATTCAAGAGTAATCAATCTAACATGCTACATGATACTCAAACCCCGCCTCAGACCCGGCTCCCAACTCAGCCTAACAGTTGCACCCAGTGAGAAGGCAGGATCCTCCTATGCCATTGGATCCTGCACACACCAATCAGCTTTGACACATCCCCTGTTCCTCCCCTTTCCTCCACCCAACCCCCTTTTACCGACAGCCAACTTCCTGCTCTAAGTTACCTTGAGCTGCAGGATAGGGgtcagggaaaagaaaagaggaagagaaagtaaaGAGGAGACTAGGTGAAAAAGAGCAGATAAAGTTGTGGAAAGCTCTTCAGGGAGTGTGCGAGGGTGTGCTCGTAGCAGCTTGCCTCAGCATGGTTTGTCCTCGGGCCTTCCctgcttctcctgctgcaggacAGATGAGAAAGGTTCCCCGGGCTGCTCTCTGACAACTGCTCTCTGCTTATTTACAATGTCAAACTAAATGTCTCCCTCTGCCCCGCCTCCACTCTGCCACTACAGGCTGACAGCACAATGATGCAGGCAGCCACGCTGGCCCTCACTGGTTAGTGGAAGTGCCAGAATAGATGCCGCATGTTGCATCCACATGATTTAAAGTACAAAAGCATACTAGGCAGACTCCTGTCTCATGCGTGTGCAGAGGCACACAAGCACatctacacacacgcacacgtttTGTCCTTGCTTTCTCATTCATCCTTGCTCACAGCCACAGGTACACTGCAAATATCTAGCTTCTAACCAACCTGCTTGTTATGAGATTCACTGGACTCTTAATATTATGCTAACAGAGGAATAAAAATATCTACATTTATGCTCACTGATTATTCTTTcagaatattaataattaaatttgactttattCAACAAAATCCCTAGAATCATGGAAACATTCACTTATGAAGACTTCTACAACCACAACATGAAACCAATTAAACCATCATTTTGGTGTTAATCAAATgtacacaaaaactaaatcctGAATCTTTACAAAGCtttgcacaaaaagaaaaagaatcagcTAATTGATGAAGACCCATGGAAGAGAAGGAATAAACAGTGCATCTGATTCTCATCCTGTTTGTGGATAAACACCACTTAAGAGATATGGGTGAAAGTCAGTAAACAAAGAGATTGTTGtcttgaccaaaaaaaaaaaaaaaaaaactacactcACAGCAAGTTCCACAATTTAACAATcctaaaaaaagacacacacatcaccaaTGTCATGCAATGTCCTTCTTGTGCACTCGCCATTTTAATGTCCATACTTTTTACACAGTAACCTTTCTTGGAGCAGCACATTAGGATATTGCTGCTCATGTGCAACATTTATGGTCTATAATGCAGCATTAGTAATTCCACATCAAGACATGTAAGCCTTAGTGTTTATGTGTTAAGAAGGAATATAAACCGAAGGTTTGATAGTAATGACATTTTGGTTAAAGTAGCTTTTGAATTTATGCAAAGGGTGATGATATTAAGTGAAGCTTCATTTTGCATATTACTGCAAATCCTAACAGTAGTGAGGAGCACAAGCTTAAAAGAGAGCAAACCTGCCCCATCAATGAAAAACATAGAGGGGGAGGGGAACCGGAAGGATGAGAgaaggacagaaaggagagtTGTTACAGGATGGGAGGGGTAGAACAAGtggagagagggcgagagaacAAGATAGAGACTCAGGAGAAACAAAAGCTAAATGTTCCCTTTTCTATTTTAGTGAGGAGCATGGGGACTAGAGCAGGGACTAGAACAGGTACGATAGCGATCCAGTTAATGATTAGAATGGAACTGCACAAAGATTTCTCTCTCTAGCTTGGCTTCCACGCCAGAGCAGTTCTATTTGTATGTGCATCCTTGCTACCCAAACTGCCACAGCAATGACACCTGGCAAGGTCACCATAAAAATGAGACCTTCCCATGACCCATGCTGGCCAAAGCAGGGACGTGTTTGCTCTCACTGACACTGTTTAGAGATAAACATCCACCTGCCAGACTTTAGGTTTGATATATACACAGTGCCCTCCGGGTAGTAAGGCCACATTATACTTGTTCCCTGATATCAGAATGAACTGTGTCCAGGAACTGCAGGTATGATGCAACTGTTATTTTGAGCATGTGTGCACAGAGGACAAGCAAGTAAACAtatgtgaatatatatttaagtAAAATAAGCCGTGGGAATGAACTGCAAGACAGGATCTGTCTCAGTTGCTAGATATGAGTGGACAAAACCTCCAACATCATTCGAACACTAATACAACATTGAGGTTGTActtttttctgtgcattttaatTATAAAAGGACATTTCTGACGAGTTAAAAGcacttggtttgttttttttatgttaaaaggAGAGCTCAGATTAAATGCATGTGCAGTTTCTTGGTGAAGGGCTTGACAGCCTAATGTGGTGcaatttaaagttattttaatgATTAAAGCCTCACACGGTAAATGCATTCAGTTTGAATGGGAACAGAACCGATGCTAACACTGACCAGTGACCACATGGACACACGCTTCGTATAATATTAGGCATTTAAACTGGAAACAGGGCGACTTTAACTGGGTGgctttattatatattatggGCCGGTTAGGTCCACAAAGTAGCTAGCCGGTATGCAAAAAACTAATGAACATCGCACGGTAACAGTGGAAGTCCGTAATTATCGGCTAATTGGttaaaatatacacacacatatataaatacaaaaatgctTAAATGCGCAACACCGATGTAAAAGATAACCAGCTTATCACGTATGACAGCAAGCCGACACACACTTAGCAGTCGTAGCTAGTGTTATGGTGGTGGTCACTGTTGAAAGGGACTTGTGCTAACGTTAGTGAAGTTAATGTTAGCTTATAGGAGAGCTCACTGGTGGCTGCACGGGCGACCATCGGCGGTGCGTAATTTTAATCACCACAGGACAACGCGTCCTGCCATCAAATGAAAGTTTGCAAAGCTTTCCAAAGCTAGGAAGAAGCAGCCTAACCAATAAAGACAACGTTTGGATCTGTCCTTCAGACCAATCAAACCTCGGACTAGATTCCACCAATCAAGGTTTTTAGGGCTAAGTTCGTTCTGCAACTGGTGCCATTCGGGGTCGGGTAGAAATGGCCAGTTCCTCTGACAATCACTAAGACGGGAGCCAAAATGGCGGACAGAGCGCTTCAGTTTCGTGACCACCCGTGATCCCTTCAGCGGGCCACCAATAAGCGCCTCAGAGAGCGGGGAGGGAAATGGCGCCTATGTTCATCTTCCAAAACAATCGTCTATTGGTCAAgaacagcaaatgaaaaaaagtgaaCTAATTGCACCCAATTCCACCCAAGACGCACTCCTTTCTTGTTACCATGTCACACCCAAAAGGAATATTAATTTCTTACTCACTTTGTTTAACGGGTTCGAAGTGAAGTCCTGCTCAGcgtattatttattttatttagctaGCAAGGGGAAACAAGATGGCTGCTATTCGAACCGGAAAGAGTTGGACGGCGCGAACGTGATGACGTCGCTGCTGCGTTCCGTGAGTAACCCCGCCAGTCTCCGTCCGTTTTTTATTCAATTCGTTAagttgagtttttgttttttaatcagccCATTTAGCCTGCAGATGTAACGAGACACACCGAGATATTAGAAATCCACAGACTACAATGATTCAAACTCTCATGTAGCACTTAACATGCTCAATCTGAATGCCGCTGATAACGTTCTGTAACTTAATTTCAAAGTTAAAGTAACATTCGGGCAATGTATTTCATGTCTCAATTATTTTGTCCAAAAGATGTTTGATCAATTCAGCTGTATTGCTTGTTTTACTTACTGGTGTGAATGTATGGTGAAATTCATATGTTAATATTATTGGTGGCGATTACAGGAATTTCAAGATCTGACAGACATGAAAGCTTcattacacacattttattgtttatataaACAATCAAACGAACATTTTTCAAGAGTGATATTCACAAGTCCAAAGTAATTTAcctaaaaataattaacaatgaATTAGGAATGAAATTCAGTGAGAAATTATGTTCTCACACCAAAGTATTCCATAAAAAATATGGATCTTTATTTCGCATGACTTCTATCTGTGTGATGATTATTTCCTTGCTACGAGTTCGAGGAGAGTGGAGGTTATTTTGTCAAGGTTCTTGGAGTACTGAGGGCCCCTATGCATCTTGGTATCTTGCTCCCTGAGTAGGGAACTTGAGGAAGAATTGGAGTGGAAATACTCGGTGGTAGCAGGTTGGTAATCACTGGGGAACATGGGCTCTTGAAACCTTTGAGAATAATGTCCTGACTCATCTGGATGGGTAGCGTGGTGTGTCCAGGCTTTTTCAGGGCACCCCGGAACTCCTGGAAGAGAAACATCAGGGAAAGAACAATCAAAGGGAAGTGGGAATAGATGAAGAATTGTTTGAATTATACAATGTGGTTTACTGTTCATCACAGGATACATTttacatgtgaaaaataaataaataatcacaagATTAACCTAACAATGTGCACATTTCACACTGGAACAAAaaagtgacaaacaaaaaacagaatattCACAGTTCTCccaatcaatatttttacagagaaatatttttatatttcaccaataagcagataaaaaaaaaaataataataatacaactgTTGCAACGAGCACAAACATACATCGGTTACACAGTTTATAATAAACAACTTCAGTGAACATAAATAGTTTGCACTGTTATATTACCTTCATAACGGACTCTATTTGGTTGCCTGGGTTCATTGCCTATATAATGATGCTGTTCTTGTAGCCGCTCACCAGGTATACGTTCATGCTGCTTCCAGTCTCGTCCTCTGGAATCATCTTTGAAATGGTAATCTTGTTTTCTTAAATCCAAGTCTTGTCTGAAGGTTCTTTCATACTGGTGTCGCAGGGAAAGCTGTGGATCTGGGTTCATTGTCTTGTAATTGTTCATAAGTGCCCCACCTTCACTATTTTGctacaaaagaaacacattctTCTTCAGTTGAATGAATGCACTTTTTTAGAGAGAGTGTGTACATCAAAAAAGAATGGCCTTTTGCATGGTAACACATACCAGAGCCATCTCTGATTTTTTGGACTTGAATTCCCTCAGAAGGCTGCAAAGCTTGTGCTTCAGGAAGTCAGCTTCTTCTGGAGTCtcaatttcaatgtttttcttgaaaggaaaaagacaatCAGGAGGCACACACCTGTGAGTCTGCAGAACTTCTGATCAGAAATCAGGCATCTGTCTTACAAATGTTAAATCGTCATCCTACCAGCACATCAAAGACAACCTGTGACCCAGAGCCTCCTCGTTGATCCATTTCAGCATGACGTGGGCTCTGAAAGCAACAGATTTGGcatcacatacacaaaatacCTGAGACCATGTTTCTTAATtctgtattttataatttaaaacatgGTAGGGTACTATTTCATCACAATGGTTTAATTTTATGACAAACTACCTGTGATTCTGTGTAGAGGTCAGGATGCTTTGTTCCATGGCTTTCTGGCCTCAGTTGTAGGCTAACTGGTCTAGGATGACCACCAAAACGTGGACTTTGAGTTCTGTAATCATCACTGAACCTTTGAGAGGAAATCAAGTGTccagaaaacatgcagaaaaattAACTGGTAAAAGCAAAGACAATTGTAAAAATATTCAAGATTCCCATTTCTATAGCTATATAGATAAATGACCAAGAACATTAGAACTCACATCTCCTTTGTCATTTCCACCTCCTCTGCAGTGGCATCAGAGAAACggctttttctctttcttttaacaAGTGGCTCTTCATTATTGTCCCCGGTCAGAAAGCGCCTGAATGGCTCTGGGATGCCAGACACAGTCCGAGTAACTTCCACTCTTCTGTGGGAGAAAGGCGGGCCCGTTCTACTTAGCCCAGGGTTAGAAGCTGCTACTCCTTCAAGCGGATCCCTCATTTGGTGCTGATAATCTTtgataatattaaataaatggcCATGTGCTTGATCATTTTCAACAGATGTGGGTAAGCTCCTCCTCTTTGCCTCTGGTTCGCTCGACCCCTGAATTCTTGCTCTGTTTGTCCTGTCGTGTCCAGCAGATTCCCTGTCCAGCGACCACTTCTCATCATTTGGGTGGAATGGCTGTGAGGGCTTATAATCAGAACGAACCTGCCTCCGCCTAACCTCCTCAGAGTAGAATTCCTTCAGATGATCTCTTTCTGCATAGCTTCCTAGGTTGGGAGGAGCCTTGTTTGGGTAATGCTGTACATGCCAAATCTGGTCTCGGGGTGTTTGCGTTTCCTCCTTCGGATCATAGAGGGTAACACCATCTGACTCAAGTGTGGCTCTTCTATTTGGATCATAGAAATATTCCTTTTTATATTCCTTCTGATTACCAGGGTTCATATAATCTGGACTGTATGTATTACTTTCCCTGTAATCTACCCTGTACTGCTCATCTTCCATGTAGTCACAACTCGGATTGTCCTCCCGTTggttcatctgtctgtctctattcATGTGCGGTTCATCTGGGTGAAATGTGGATGCCTCTGGGTAAGGTGAGGGATACCATTCTTGGTGGGAGTACTCATCTTCATACTccttgagttttgtttttggcagatCTCTTTGCATCAAGCTCATTGTATTTTTCCAGTCCTGATTTTGCCTCTGCCTCGGGGACACTATGGAACAGCAGCAAGCAGTTCAAGTAAAAAATAACTATTACATATTAATTAGCATATTCATTATAAATATCTCCTTAATAGCTGAAGGAGTCCTCAATCATGTGCTTTATGCAGtaatttattgtttgtattACCATAAGTATATCATTTTTTTATGAGGATATGCTATGGAAGATTTTCTAAAAAGGATCAATTTTATGTCATAACCTTAAAGGAGAGGTACACAAGATCCCTGCAACTGCAACCGCAATGTCCCCTTTTAATACAGAAAAGGATATGAATTGGACGTGAAGATGAACATACCTCTTAAAATGTTTGACTTGCCATCAGTCCCTCTTTTGGTCACatgctaaaacacacaaagaatgtATGTTAGCCTCAAAAATAACTTCTGATGGTAAAAGCAAAAATTAGTTAGTAAAATTCAATTCATCTGGTTCAAGAAATCTGTATGTCGCACATTTGGAGTCCCTCTACCATCTTGTCTCTCTATTATTTCTGCTCTGGCTCGTATGATCTTTCCTCCTTGTGTTATTATGGATTGTTTATCCCAGGTCACCAAGTCTGGCCGTTTCAGTTCCtagagaaacataaaaatagaaagGTCTCACGTTTACTTCACACTCAAAAATTTCAATAGAAGTTTTCTGAAAATGATCTCAGTGCTTTACCacatatttctgtctgtgtttacgTCCAATCACATGGTGCACCATATCTGGTAGGTTTGTAGTCAGATGGCATAACCTACATGAGTATTTGAGTTGTTGGTCATTACCAGGCACTTCATCCAAAAAGCTCAAACCTAAAACATAAAAGCAGTTAAAGAGGGAACAAATGCAATACaataaacatggaaaaaaattatgcaTCAGGTTATTCACCAATAATGGGCTCATCAAGCTTCAAGTAATCCAGATATTGTAAAATGTCCTTAAATTCTGGTACGATTTGCTGTCTGACAGCAAGCCCTAGGAAACAAGGAAACAGTTGTAGTTAGCAAAGGAGAATATAAAATTTGAGAAGAttttaaagaacagaaaatagaaTAGGTAAACAGCATGTCTTAAAAATTTAGAGTGCACTACATTTACTGTGTAGTTTAGTTGGTACATGATTTGACTGgctcactttgtgtgtttgttcacagcACTGCATGTCAGTGCAGTGCTAAttattgtgaatgtttttagatgttagtaatttattttatttgaaacatttagCCACTGCATCTTATTCTGAAATTATTTCTTACATCAACTTTACTTACATCAACACAGAGGTgatccctttaaaaaaaatgttgactaagattattttacaaaaaaggGTACTCTCTACAAGAAAATTAGGCATTGCAACCATGGCCCCCTTGTGACATCCAtcttatagaaaaaaaaaacatctaaatgctgctgtcagctccattaccaaacagaggaaaatgacGTCCAACCATGAAGGAAATCCCAAAAATAGTGTACAACACATGTACAAAGTCAGATAACTTACTTCCTCAGGCTGTCAAGTGTCTCTCAAagcctttctgtctctgcttcctTTATCCAGAGGACATGAATGTATCTTCCTTTATGGGTTTGAACCTAACTCTTAAAGGGAGTTGGTTCAAACAGTAAGCTTGTTGGATGTCCAGGGGAGAACGGTACATTGATAGCATCTACTATAAAAATTCTCCCCGGTGCAAGCATCTGCAACCGAACAAACAGGCAGCACA from the Echeneis naucrates chromosome 11, fEcheNa1.1, whole genome shotgun sequence genome contains:
- the LOC115051504 gene encoding uncharacterized protein LOC115051504 isoform X2, whose translation is MDSFETPYDVEAEFIECTVCDKSIRGDTLYKIHLTTPGHIKKEDGLVAVGLAVRQQIVPEFKDILQYLDYLKLDEPIIGLSFLDEVPGNDQQLKYSCRLCHLTTNLPDMVHHVIGRKHRQKYVELKRPDLVTWDKQSIITQGGKIIRARAEIIERQDGRGTPNHVTKRGTDGKSNILRVSPRQRQNQDWKNTMSLMQRDLPKTKLKEYEDEYSHQEWYPSPYPEASTFHPDEPHMNRDRQMNQREDNPSCDYMEDEQYRVDYRESNTYSPDYMNPGNQKEYKKEYFYDPNRRATLESDGVTLYDPKEETQTPRDQIWHVQHYPNKAPPNLGSYAERDHLKEFYSEEVRRRQVRSDYKPSQPFHPNDEKWSLDRESAGHDRTNRARIQGSSEPEAKRRSLPTSVENDQAHGHLFNIIKDYQHQMRDPLEGVAASNPGLSRTGPPFSHRRVEVTRTVSGIPEPFRRFLTGDNNEEPLVKRKRKSRFSDATAEEVEMTKEMFSDDYRTQSPRFGGHPRPVSLQLRPESHGTKHPDLYTESQSPRHAEMDQRGGSGSQVVFDVLKNIEIETPEEADFLKHKLCSLLREFKSKKSEMALQNSEGGALMNNYKTMNPDPQLSLRHQYERTFRQDLDLRKQDYHFKDDSRGRDWKQHERIPGVPGCPEKAWTHHATHPDESGHYSQRFQEPMFPSDYQPATTEYFHSNSSSSSLLREQDTKMHRGPQYSKNLDKITSTLLELVARK